From Verrucomicrobiota bacterium JB022, one genomic window encodes:
- a CDS encoding VOC family protein, with protein sequence MPTKFLHTRIRVSNLERSIEWYQKTCGFEVYKRSDKSPAGNQLVHLVLPGNEHMLELTYSPDYKVEFPEDLMHTCIGVDDIVAYCQNLADQGFDIWPGKWKEEFTKPGGRKMAFLTDPDGYELEILEN encoded by the coding sequence ATGCCTACGAAATTCCTCCATACCCGCATCCGCGTCAGCAACCTCGAACGCTCGATCGAGTGGTACCAGAAGACCTGCGGCTTCGAAGTCTACAAGCGCAGCGACAAGAGCCCTGCCGGCAATCAGCTCGTCCACCTCGTCCTGCCCGGTAACGAGCACATGCTCGAGCTCACCTACTCGCCCGACTACAAGGTCGAATTCCCCGAAGACCTCATGCATACCTGCATCGGCGTCGACGACATCGTGGCCTATTGCCAGAACCTTGCCGACCAAGGCTTCGACATCTGGCCCGGCAAGTGGAAAGAAGAGTTCACCAAGCCCGGCGGTCGCAAAATGGCCTTCCTGACCGACCCCGACGGCTACGAGCTCGAGATTCTCGAGAACTAG
- a CDS encoding PEP-CTERM sorting domain-containing protein, whose translation MKSLIFAALGLFPAVAMAGVAPSVTFSIFPTASASDAYGLNGAELAFTVYYNAETYTAGSGDSVYFEYDYIELNITGGQGILNNYYGLSGSGYFGSFGGEGFPIFSALSEMESEAAVLQLDEGLFLGLEAPLWATAMMPTAGAMISPSDFDVVMYPPFTLNMGIGTSSQMDGGIFYEYGFAPAPAVPEPSTYAAILGLGALGFVAWRRRK comes from the coding sequence ATGAAATCACTCATCTTTGCAGCTCTCGGGCTGTTCCCTGCGGTGGCGATGGCGGGTGTTGCGCCTTCGGTCACATTTTCGATCTTCCCTACCGCCTCCGCTAGCGATGCGTATGGCCTCAACGGGGCAGAACTTGCCTTCACGGTGTATTACAATGCCGAGACTTACACGGCTGGAAGCGGTGATTCGGTCTACTTTGAATACGATTACATCGAGCTGAATATCACCGGCGGTCAAGGCATCCTGAACAATTATTACGGTCTCTCCGGTTCGGGATACTTTGGTTCCTTTGGTGGAGAGGGTTTTCCGATCTTCAGTGCGTTGAGCGAGATGGAGTCCGAAGCGGCAGTCCTTCAGCTGGACGAGGGTCTCTTCCTGGGGCTCGAAGCCCCGCTGTGGGCTACGGCAATGATGCCTACTGCGGGTGCCATGATCAGCCCCAGCGACTTCGACGTGGTCATGTATCCTCCCTTCACCCTCAACATGGGGATCGGCACTAGTTCCCAAATGGACGGAGGCATCTTCTACGAATACGGGTTCGCTCCCGCCCCCGCCGTGCCGGAGCCGTCGACCTACGCCGCCATCCTTGGTCTCGGTGCTTTGGGCTTTGTCGCCTGGCGCCGCCGCAAGTAA
- a CDS encoding MBL fold metallo-hydrolase produces MIDLNPHGGIGANSLFVQLGPFKILVDAGLSPKHEGKQAIPRLDLISREQLDLILLTHCHLDHLGAIPLAMRQNPAVPLVMTPASKVIAQRMLHNSHSVMVRQREENGIRDYPLYTRGEIEAMSGRIFPLNPEQPRFLSSQTGDKMTLTFHHAGHIPGAVGLTLQYRHRKVFFSGDVLFADQRTLPGAAFPRDPVDTLVLETTRGANGREPGYSREKEVAEMVKEIKHTLEIGGSVLLPTFALGRMQEVFTILQQAMVRRQIPKVPVFASGLGVDLCDYFDEIARKTKAVDFRRQVLKDLKVQKLPNGYKPGQKLPGPAIYVLSSGMMVEHTPSYIAAVNLLGDKRNLVAFVGYCDPDTPGGMLQKAAEGEYFLFEVLDKRAMLAARRMRFDLSGHADREQLLSFALEVKPRAVVLTHGDPEARAWFAEQLKAARPELQVIDPEPLKPIEV; encoded by the coding sequence TTGATCGACCTGAATCCGCATGGCGGGATCGGAGCCAACTCGCTGTTCGTGCAGCTGGGGCCCTTCAAGATCCTCGTCGACGCCGGGCTGAGCCCCAAACACGAGGGCAAGCAGGCCATTCCCCGGCTCGACCTGATCAGCCGCGAGCAGCTCGACTTGATCCTGCTGACCCACTGCCACCTCGACCACCTGGGCGCCATCCCGCTGGCCATGCGCCAGAACCCAGCCGTGCCTCTGGTGATGACGCCCGCCAGCAAGGTGATCGCCCAACGCATGCTGCACAACAGCCACAGCGTGATGGTGCGCCAGCGCGAGGAAAACGGCATCCGCGATTACCCGCTCTACACGCGCGGAGAGATCGAGGCGATGAGCGGCCGCATCTTCCCGCTGAACCCCGAGCAGCCGCGCTTCCTCAGCAGCCAGACGGGCGACAAGATGACGCTGACTTTTCACCACGCGGGCCACATCCCCGGCGCGGTGGGCCTCACGCTGCAGTACCGCCACCGCAAGGTCTTCTTTAGCGGCGACGTGCTCTTTGCCGACCAACGCACCCTGCCCGGCGCCGCCTTCCCGCGCGACCCGGTGGACACGCTGGTGCTGGAAACGACCCGCGGCGCCAACGGTCGCGAGCCGGGATACTCCCGCGAAAAGGAAGTCGCGGAGATGGTGAAGGAGATCAAGCACACCCTCGAGATCGGGGGCAGTGTGCTGCTCCCCACCTTCGCGCTCGGGCGGATGCAGGAGGTCTTCACCATCCTCCAGCAGGCGATGGTGCGCCGCCAGATCCCCAAAGTGCCGGTGTTTGCCAGCGGCCTGGGGGTCGATCTCTGCGACTATTTCGACGAGATCGCGCGCAAGACCAAAGCGGTGGACTTCCGGCGTCAGGTGCTGAAAGACCTGAAGGTGCAGAAGTTGCCCAATGGCTACAAGCCCGGCCAGAAGCTGCCCGGCCCCGCCATCTACGTGCTGAGCAGCGGCATGATGGTCGAGCACACGCCCAGCTACATCGCCGCCGTCAACCTGTTGGGCGACAAGCGCAACCTGGTGGCCTTCGTCGGCTATTGCGACCCGGATACGCCGGGCGGGATGCTGCAAAAGGCGGCCGAGGGCGAATACTTCCTCTTTGAGGTACTGGACAAGCGGGCGATGCTGGCCGCACGGCGCATGCGCTTCGACCTCAGCGGTCACGCCGACCGCGAGCAGCTCCTGTCCTTCGCGCTCGAGGTGAAGCCCCGCGCAGTCGTCCTCACCCACGGCGACCCGGAGGCGCGCGCGTGGTTTGCCGAACAGCTCAAAGCCGCCCGCCCCGAGCTGCAGGTAATCGACCCCGAGCCGCTGAAGCCGATCGAGGTGTAA
- a CDS encoding trypsin-like peptidase domain-containing protein: MSIAALALPFVSVRGGEPEAVPMPTGGLVDYLEHPEAFRHAQQAVVRIDVREIAWEGDSQRLVRGQGSGVIISAEGHVLTNAHVVSPDAVEILVTLANLERVRAKLVGWDHWTDLALLQLDLEEIEEKGLAFAAAQFGTSHTLQPGMPVYALGTPNGLTRTVTRGIISNPQRYFAANNSIRGYETGYFNTWLQTDAAINPGNSGGPLVTPDGKVVGINTRSYLGANNLSFAVPADTAREVIPQLQAGGEVVRSNIGIRPAPLRDLEAFFGLDANVGMLIDSVDAGSPAADAGLRAGDIVLAIDGQAVDGRFAEQLPPILHRIAVQPVGQEVSLKLRRGSEELTVPVTTERLESRVGARGTYADWGLSVQEVSKPLARERRYDNDDGLLVIGLQNAFPAERAGVRVGDIILSANRESLASMDDLRSIYEGYTASPSRVLLEVRRNREIVVMVLKP; this comes from the coding sequence ATGTCGATCGCAGCCCTGGCGCTGCCCTTCGTCTCTGTGCGAGGGGGAGAGCCAGAAGCGGTGCCGATGCCCACTGGTGGGCTGGTCGACTATCTGGAGCATCCGGAAGCCTTTCGCCACGCCCAGCAAGCCGTTGTGCGCATCGACGTACGCGAAATCGCCTGGGAGGGGGACAGCCAGCGCCTCGTGCGCGGCCAAGGCAGCGGCGTGATCATCTCCGCCGAAGGCCATGTGCTGACCAACGCCCACGTCGTCAGCCCCGATGCGGTGGAGATCCTCGTGACGCTCGCCAACCTGGAGCGCGTGCGCGCCAAGCTCGTCGGCTGGGACCACTGGACCGACCTTGCGCTGCTGCAGCTCGACCTCGAGGAGATCGAGGAAAAAGGCCTCGCCTTTGCCGCCGCCCAGTTTGGCACCTCGCACACCCTGCAGCCCGGCATGCCCGTCTACGCCCTCGGCACGCCCAACGGCCTCACCCGCACCGTCACGCGCGGCATCATCTCCAACCCGCAGCGCTACTTTGCCGCCAACAACAGCATCCGCGGTTACGAGACGGGCTACTTCAATACCTGGCTGCAAACCGATGCCGCGATCAACCCCGGCAACAGCGGCGGCCCTCTGGTGACGCCCGACGGCAAGGTGGTGGGTATCAACACCCGCAGCTACCTCGGCGCCAACAACCTTTCCTTTGCCGTACCGGCCGACACCGCGCGCGAAGTGATCCCCCAACTGCAAGCCGGCGGCGAAGTCGTGCGCAGCAACATCGGGATCCGCCCCGCGCCCTTGCGCGACCTGGAAGCCTTTTTCGGCCTCGACGCCAATGTCGGCATGTTGATCGACAGCGTCGACGCCGGTTCGCCCGCCGCCGATGCCGGCCTCCGGGCAGGCGACATCGTGCTCGCGATCGACGGCCAGGCGGTCGACGGTCGCTTTGCCGAGCAGCTCCCGCCCATCCTGCACCGCATCGCGGTCCAGCCCGTGGGCCAGGAAGTGAGCCTCAAGCTCCGCCGCGGCAGCGAAGAATTGACCGTGCCTGTGACGACCGAACGGCTCGAAAGCCGCGTCGGTGCGCGCGGCACCTATGCAGACTGGGGCCTTAGCGTCCAGGAAGTCAGCAAGCCCCTCGCCCGAGAGCGCCGTTACGACAACGACGACGGCCTCCTTGTAATCGGGCTCCAGAACGCTTTCCCGGCTGAGCGGGCAGGCGTACGCGTGGGAGACATCATCCTCAGTGCCAATCGCGAAAGCCTGGCCAGTATGGACGACCTGCGCTCGATCTATGAGGGCTACACCGCGTCGCCCTCCCGCGTATTACTAGAAGTCCGCCGCAATCGCGAGATTGTGGTGATGGTATTAAAGCCATGA
- a CDS encoding PEP-CTERM sorting domain-containing protein, translated as MKSLLIAALALPATLSAVPELGIQFTIYLQDQGIDPLGLSGSSFTFELYSTEGQYEGVSTEAGILPAFSYYSMSVTIADSDSLDGTYSLKTIGGTNNHYGISGVGGGEPNLFAPLFPAAPGEQTHLAYLEVGTELFFMGPLMVAAQTPAVMVGDSIQHIDYQNLTYSLYSPTVDLTVGETLLPYAISLTPFAAVPEPSTYAALLGLGAFGFAAWRRRK; from the coding sequence ATGAAGTCTCTCCTGATTGCTGCGCTGGCGCTGCCCGCGACCCTTTCCGCCGTTCCGGAACTCGGCATCCAATTCACGATTTACCTGCAAGATCAGGGCATCGACCCTTTGGGCCTGAGCGGTTCTTCTTTCACCTTTGAGCTGTATTCGACGGAAGGCCAATACGAAGGCGTGTCCACCGAAGCCGGCATCCTGCCTGCCTTCTCCTACTATTCCATGTCCGTAACGATTGCAGACAGCGATTCTTTGGACGGAACGTATTCCTTGAAGACGATCGGTGGCACCAACAACCACTATGGCATCTCTGGAGTCGGCGGAGGCGAGCCCAATTTGTTTGCCCCTCTCTTTCCGGCCGCCCCCGGCGAACAGACGCATTTGGCCTACCTTGAGGTCGGCACCGAGTTGTTTTTCATGGGCCCGTTGATGGTGGCAGCTCAAACGCCCGCCGTGATGGTCGGGGATAGCATCCAACATATCGACTATCAGAATCTTACCTATAGCTTGTATTCGCCCACGGTCGATCTCACCGTTGGCGAGACTTTGCTTCCGTATGCCATCAGCCTGACGCCTTTTGCTGCCGTGCCGGAGCCGTCGACTTATGCGGCGCTGCTCGGCTTGGGTGCCTTCGGTTTTGCCGCCTGGCGCCGCCGCAAGTAG
- a CDS encoding WecB/TagA/CpsF family glycosyltransferase — protein sequence MTSITDNVIGINFFHGTCAEAIERASQGGLVVAPSGPGLAQDWPRDPVYQRALLTADMVLADSGYLALCWQVMSSVRLTRISGLNFFGELIRRLKPEDRTKGRTFWVMPNEKEGAINLQWLGSQGIEAGQDDSYNAPKYSRDSIADPALAAILNERRPAWVFLNLGGGVQEQLGYWLREHLDYRPTIICTGAAIAFLSGQQASIPMWADRLYLGWLIRSLRDPKRHGSRYWNTLHLPLVLWHGSETARAAANTCLSPSGEYGSPSYATERRAEATSGNLGNAGSLNFGCAATPGGGDGPEADLPRHPFSRRRSRLDAGRKGQARLPETVCDGTWPQQPAHARA from the coding sequence ATGACGTCGATTACCGACAACGTTATAGGGATCAACTTTTTCCACGGCACCTGCGCGGAAGCGATCGAGCGCGCCTCCCAGGGCGGCCTCGTCGTCGCCCCCTCCGGCCCCGGCCTCGCGCAAGACTGGCCCCGTGACCCCGTCTACCAGCGCGCGCTGTTGACGGCCGACATGGTGCTGGCCGACAGCGGCTACCTCGCCCTGTGCTGGCAAGTGATGAGCAGCGTCCGCCTGACGCGCATCAGCGGCCTCAACTTCTTTGGCGAGCTCATCCGCCGCCTCAAGCCCGAAGACCGCACCAAGGGCCGCACCTTCTGGGTCATGCCCAACGAGAAGGAAGGCGCGATCAACCTCCAGTGGCTCGGCTCCCAAGGCATCGAAGCCGGGCAGGACGACAGCTACAACGCGCCCAAATACAGCCGCGACAGCATCGCCGACCCCGCCCTCGCTGCCATCCTCAACGAGCGACGCCCTGCCTGGGTGTTCCTCAACCTCGGCGGCGGCGTGCAGGAGCAGCTCGGCTACTGGCTGCGCGAGCACCTCGACTACCGCCCCACCATCATTTGCACCGGGGCCGCCATCGCCTTCCTCAGCGGCCAGCAGGCCAGCATCCCCATGTGGGCCGACCGCCTCTACCTCGGCTGGCTGATCCGCTCGCTCCGCGACCCGAAGCGCCACGGCAGCCGTTACTGGAATACGCTCCACCTGCCCCTCGTGCTCTGGCACGGCTCCGAAACCGCACGGGCCGCCGCCAATACTTGCCTTTCGCCCAGTGGGGAGTATGGTTCCCCTTCCTATGCAACTGAGCGACGAGCAGAAGCAACAAGTGGCAACCTGGGTAACGCAGGGAGCCTCAATTTCGGATGTGCAGCGACGCCTGGAGGCGGAGATGGGCCAGAAGCTGACCTACCTCGACACCCGTTTTCTCGTCGACGATCTCGACTTGACGCTGGTCGAAAAGGCCAAGCCCGCCTCCCCGAAACCGTCTGCGACGGCACCTGGCCCCAACAGCCTGCCCACGCCCGAGCGTGA
- a CDS encoding PEP-CTERM sorting domain-containing protein — protein sequence MKSLLFAALALPATLAADPALTLEFTIYLQAEGADVLGLNGSSFTFNLESSESQYQSVEVQGDLIPAIAYDSMSITIMGSDEWDGTFGLQTLGAFNNHYGLAGIGGELEEFIFAPLFPAGNTMGAMDSFLVVGELFVIGPMQVAAVFPEVAIGDSVNYADFEDLDYQVIFNQLQISTGEGSFETYNFSLTPAPAVPEPTTYAALLGLGAFAFAAWRRRR from the coding sequence ATGAAGTCTCTCCTGTTTGCAGCGCTGGCTTTGCCGGCTACGTTGGCCGCCGATCCGGCGCTCACCCTCGAATTCACCATCTACCTCCAAGCCGAGGGCGCCGACGTGCTGGGCCTCAACGGCTCCTCGTTCACGTTCAACCTCGAATCCTCCGAGAGCCAATACCAGAGCGTTGAGGTGCAGGGCGATTTGATCCCCGCCATCGCCTACGACTCCATGAGCATTACGATCATGGGCAGCGATGAGTGGGATGGCACTTTCGGCCTGCAGACGCTGGGGGCATTCAATAACCACTACGGCCTTGCCGGCATCGGCGGAGAGTTGGAGGAGTTTATTTTCGCACCCCTGTTCCCGGCCGGAAACACAATGGGCGCGATGGATAGCTTCCTGGTGGTGGGGGAGTTGTTTGTAATCGGGCCGATGCAGGTCGCGGCGGTTTTCCCCGAGGTTGCCATTGGTGACAGCGTAAACTACGCGGACTTTGAGGACCTCGATTATCAGGTGATTTTCAACCAGTTGCAGATTTCGACAGGTGAGGGTTCATTCGAGACCTACAACTTCAGCCTGACGCCCGCTCCTGCGGTGCCGGAGCCGACGACCTACGCCGCACTGCTCGGCCTCGGGGCGTTTGCTTTTGCTGCCTGGCGCCGCCGCAGGTAG
- a CDS encoding PEP-CTERM sorting domain-containing protein — MAEPSHSVDFSIYPFADGEDVLGLNGSEFQFSLYYFDETYSAFGNSEDPLTGLNYVFLELRIVGGAGILDSYYEIWSDSENSYAGVFEMSEFPIFYALTSQESEFAFMQLDDALFMAMQSPMWGVLSDPEVGSLVNPSDFEAFIYPPFPLMMAFGAQPEGEPLATYGYTFSPMPAVPEPSTYAAILGLGALGFAAWRRRA; from the coding sequence ATGGCCGAACCCTCCCACTCGGTCGACTTTTCGATCTATCCCTTTGCGGATGGCGAAGACGTGCTCGGCCTCAACGGCTCCGAGTTCCAGTTCAGCCTCTACTATTTCGACGAGACCTACTCGGCTTTCGGTAATTCGGAAGATCCGCTCACGGGCCTGAATTATGTCTTCCTCGAGCTGCGTATTGTGGGCGGCGCGGGGATCCTGGACAGCTACTACGAAATCTGGAGCGACTCCGAAAACTCCTACGCGGGCGTTTTTGAGATGTCCGAATTCCCGATTTTCTATGCCCTCACCTCGCAGGAGTCGGAATTTGCGTTCATGCAGCTCGACGATGCGCTGTTCATGGCGATGCAGTCTCCGATGTGGGGTGTGCTTTCCGACCCGGAAGTAGGTAGCCTTGTCAACCCCAGCGATTTCGAAGCCTTCATCTACCCTCCGTTCCCGCTGATGATGGCCTTTGGCGCGCAGCCTGAGGGCGAACCGCTGGCCACGTATGGCTACACCTTCTCTCCGATGCCCGCCGTGCCGGAGCCCTCGACCTACGCCGCGATCCTCGGCCTGGGTGCTCTGGGCTTTGCCGCCTGGCGCCGCCGCGCGTAA
- a CDS encoding PEP-CTERM sorting domain-containing protein, whose amino-acid sequence MKSLIFAALALPCALAAAPNVYVEYTVYLQAMDHADEPGLNNASVTFSMYSYDGDYEAIVWGGEQEPFPAVGFTFHGVEMTIAGGSILDGTYDLTHSSENVDYYAMVAEVEGNGNVFFPFYPVGQSEFGPELFFNAGDFFVLPAIVGALYSGEATLGGDIDPWSFEGLEYTAFVPYMMFASSEGGSPLMYAYSSSPFTAVPEPATYAAILGLGALGFAAWRRRK is encoded by the coding sequence ATGAAGTCTCTGATTTTTGCCGCGCTGGCTCTGCCCTGCGCCCTGGCAGCTGCGCCCAACGTCTATGTGGAGTATACCGTGTATCTCCAGGCCATGGATCACGCCGACGAACCCGGTCTCAACAACGCTTCGGTCACGTTCTCGATGTATTCCTACGATGGCGACTATGAAGCCATCGTGTGGGGAGGAGAGCAGGAGCCGTTTCCTGCGGTCGGTTTTACTTTCCACGGGGTGGAGATGACCATCGCGGGTGGTTCTATCCTGGACGGCACCTACGACCTGACGCACTCTTCGGAAAACGTTGATTATTACGCGATGGTTGCGGAGGTGGAAGGCAACGGGAATGTGTTTTTCCCCTTCTACCCCGTCGGCCAGTCTGAATTTGGCCCGGAACTCTTCTTCAATGCGGGCGACTTCTTTGTGCTGCCGGCGATTGTCGGTGCGCTCTACTCCGGAGAGGCGACGCTCGGGGGCGATATCGACCCTTGGTCGTTCGAAGGACTCGAATACACGGCCTTTGTGCCCTACATGATGTTTGCCAGCAGCGAGGGCGGCTCTCCGCTGATGTATGCCTACAGTTCTAGCCCCTTCACTGCCGTGCCGGAGCCTGCAACCTACGCCGCGATCCTCGGCCTCGGTGCTCTGGGCTTCGCCGCCTGGCGCCGCCGTAAGTAG
- a CDS encoding DMT family transporter encodes MQYLIAVTILWAFSFSLIGVYLSGQVDNYFAVLMRIGVATAVFLPLVRWGSVRLGRIWPLLAIGAVQLGLMYIFYYRSFLLLTVPEVLLFTIFTPLYVTLLYDALRLRFSPWYLATAGLAVLGAAVMRYDGLTQDYWLGFLVVQGSNLCFAAGQVAYKRLREREQAQRGDFAFFYVGALLVAFPAWLLWGQPQYPTTGLQWGILLWLGAGASGLGYFLWNLGATKVNAGTLAIMNNALIPAGLLVNLLIWNREANLLRLTLGGLLIVASVWVNERWAKNPS; translated from the coding sequence ATGCAATACCTGATCGCCGTTACGATCCTCTGGGCCTTTTCGTTCAGCCTCATTGGTGTCTACCTCTCCGGCCAGGTCGACAACTACTTTGCGGTGCTCATGCGGATCGGAGTGGCAACCGCTGTCTTTTTGCCCCTGGTGCGCTGGGGAAGCGTGCGGCTCGGGCGCATCTGGCCGCTGCTGGCCATCGGGGCGGTGCAGCTCGGGCTGATGTACATCTTCTATTACCGCTCATTTTTGCTGCTGACGGTGCCGGAGGTCTTGCTGTTTACCATCTTTACCCCGCTTTACGTCACGCTGCTCTACGATGCGCTGCGGCTGCGCTTTTCCCCCTGGTACTTGGCTACGGCCGGGCTGGCGGTGCTCGGCGCGGCGGTGATGCGCTACGACGGGCTGACGCAAGACTACTGGCTCGGCTTCCTCGTCGTGCAAGGCTCCAATCTCTGCTTTGCCGCCGGCCAAGTGGCCTACAAGCGCTTGCGCGAGCGCGAGCAGGCGCAGCGGGGCGATTTTGCGTTCTTTTACGTCGGTGCGTTGCTCGTCGCCTTCCCCGCCTGGCTGCTGTGGGGCCAGCCCCAATACCCGACGACGGGGCTGCAGTGGGGCATCCTCCTGTGGCTGGGCGCCGGAGCCTCCGGGCTCGGCTACTTCCTCTGGAACCTCGGGGCGACCAAGGTCAACGCCGGCACCCTCGCGATCATGAACAACGCGCTGATCCCTGCCGGCCTGCTGGTCAACCTCCTCATCTGGAACCGCGAAGCCAACCTCCTGCGCCTCACTCTAGGGGGCCTTTTGATCGTTGCCTCGGTATGGGTAAATGAGCGATGGGCTAAAAACCCTAGTTAG